A genomic segment from Gemmatimonadota bacterium encodes:
- a CDS encoding flagellar biosynthetic protein FliO, whose product MSAPSFLMVMAMLAIVLGAMGVAMRLLRRYAVTNASKKGSVKMEIIQRLSLGQRQGLAVVRIGTRVLAVSMGEGGVHQVAELGEADLASTADAARGAASAPIHAIADGIRKLVLIRGNGEATAKYTSGGAVLDGSAAGRSGKKDGKRISYVAPMEDFQAVLSMAMAGGTK is encoded by the coding sequence GTGAGTGCTCCTTCCTTCCTGATGGTCATGGCAATGCTCGCCATCGTGCTCGGCGCGATGGGTGTTGCAATGCGTTTGCTGCGACGCTATGCGGTGACCAACGCATCGAAGAAAGGCAGCGTCAAGATGGAAATCATCCAGCGGCTGTCGCTCGGGCAGCGCCAGGGACTCGCCGTCGTGCGCATCGGTACGCGCGTGCTCGCCGTGTCGATGGGCGAGGGTGGAGTGCATCAGGTCGCGGAACTCGGCGAGGCCGACCTGGCATCGACGGCTGACGCAGCCAGGGGAGCTGCAAGTGCGCCAATTCACGCGATCGCAGACGGGATCCGCAAGCTGGTTCTGATCCGCGGTAACGGAGAGGCCACCGCGAAGTACACGTCCGGGGGCGCCGTGCTGGATGGATCTGCAGCAGGTCGTAGCGGCAAGAAGGACGGCAAGCGCATCTCCTACGTCGCACCAATGGAAGACTTCCAGGCTGTGCTGAGCATGGCGATGGCAGGCGGTACCAAGTAG
- a CDS encoding EscU/YscU/HrcU family type III secretion system export apparatus switch protein, translating into MADDYGDKTEEATPKKRQEAQDEGRIPKSPELSVAVLLLGIALVLTAIVPHVASRLFAIMGEGLASAGDTSFSAESAIKTLQALGWRTLSAIMLVASAMAGISLVINAVQARGVFSLKPITPQFKRISPASNVKRLVGMQALVELAKSLFKLIIVGFAIHAALGREAINAIVVTTQQSPIALLQVVTHYSVKLIMTAGLAYLALALADYLWQYWQFSKEMRMSKAEIKQEFKNSEGDPLLKQRMRSIGRAMARKQMLRDVPSADVVIVNPTHRAIALKYDASKAPAPIVLAMGQRKVAERIKKIALENGVPIVENRPLAIALIKHARVGMVIPVELYLAVAEVLAFVIRQRHERGARWAYRPISHLVGDTV; encoded by the coding sequence ATGGCTGATGACTACGGCGACAAAACAGAAGAAGCGACCCCCAAGAAACGTCAGGAAGCTCAGGACGAAGGACGCATCCCGAAGAGTCCTGAACTCTCGGTCGCTGTCCTGTTACTTGGAATCGCGCTCGTGCTGACCGCGATCGTGCCGCACGTTGCAAGCCGCCTGTTCGCCATCATGGGCGAGGGCCTCGCTTCTGCTGGTGACACGTCGTTCTCAGCGGAGAGCGCGATCAAGACTCTGCAGGCCCTCGGGTGGCGCACGCTATCCGCAATCATGCTCGTGGCGTCGGCGATGGCCGGCATCTCGCTCGTCATCAATGCCGTGCAGGCTCGAGGTGTATTCTCGCTCAAGCCCATCACACCACAGTTCAAGCGCATCAGTCCCGCGTCCAATGTCAAGCGTCTGGTCGGCATGCAGGCGCTCGTCGAGCTCGCGAAATCACTCTTCAAGCTCATCATCGTCGGCTTCGCGATACACGCCGCCCTTGGACGCGAAGCCATCAACGCGATCGTCGTCACCACTCAGCAGTCGCCGATTGCCCTGCTGCAGGTCGTCACGCACTACTCGGTCAAGCTCATCATGACCGCTGGACTGGCGTACCTGGCGCTCGCGTTGGCGGATTATCTCTGGCAGTACTGGCAGTTCTCAAAGGAAATGCGCATGAGCAAGGCGGAGATCAAGCAGGAGTTCAAGAACTCCGAAGGTGATCCTCTGCTCAAGCAGCGCATGCGCTCGATCGGCCGCGCGATGGCACGCAAGCAGATGCTCCGGGATGTGCCGAGTGCCGATGTCGTCATCGTCAACCCGACTCACCGCGCAATTGCGCTCAAGTATGATGCCTCCAAGGCGCCAGCGCCGATCGTCCTTGCCATGGGTCAACGCAAGGTTGCGGAGCGCATCAAGAAGATCGCGCTCGAGAACGGCGTTCCGATCGTCGAAAACCGTCCACTCGCAATCGCGCTCATCAAGCATGCTCGTGTGGGAATGGTGATTCCTGTCGAGCTGTATCTCGCGGTCGCTGAAGTTCTTGCATTCGTGATTCGCCAGCGGCATGAACGCGGCGCACGCTGGGCATATCGCCCGATATCGCATCTCGTTGGAGACACGGTCTGA
- the fliP gene encoding flagellar type III secretion system pore protein FliP (The bacterial flagellar biogenesis protein FliP forms a type III secretion system (T3SS)-type pore required for flagellar assembly.), with amino-acid sequence MTIRGAVIGLATLLAFSPASASLLAQGTAQPAPQPATQQSTAQQSTAQPNAIPAPPKITAPATNAAARGAVTPPSARAGAQPAAPKAANTAAANAPLTPSPSVDNMVSKLAPQMDLRVGGGKDDGGLRLSGTVGIVVMMGLLTLLPTLVLLMTGFTRILIVLNFLRQALGTQNAPPAQMVAALSLILTGFVMAPTLNKVNETALQPWMNGKIEQGEMMKIAVVPFREFMLAHTRDHDLQVFIDMSSGVAPRNEDEIPLVTLVSAFATSELRTAFQIGFALFLPFIIIDIVVSSVLMSMGMFMLPPAMISLPFKLLLFVLVDGWTLVVQSLVTSFRV; translated from the coding sequence GTGACGATTCGCGGCGCTGTCATCGGACTCGCGACTCTGCTGGCATTCTCGCCAGCGAGCGCGTCGTTGCTCGCGCAGGGAACTGCGCAACCTGCGCCGCAGCCGGCCACGCAGCAGTCGACCGCACAGCAGTCGACCGCGCAGCCAAACGCGATTCCAGCACCGCCGAAGATCACGGCGCCAGCGACCAACGCAGCTGCGCGAGGTGCGGTCACTCCTCCCTCCGCACGCGCCGGCGCGCAGCCCGCAGCGCCAAAGGCCGCCAACACGGCAGCAGCGAATGCACCGTTGACGCCGTCGCCCAGCGTGGACAACATGGTCTCCAAGTTGGCGCCGCAGATGGACCTGCGCGTCGGTGGCGGCAAGGATGACGGCGGTCTTCGCCTGAGTGGAACGGTAGGCATCGTCGTGATGATGGGGCTGCTGACGCTGCTCCCGACGCTCGTGCTCCTCATGACGGGCTTCACGCGCATCCTCATCGTCCTCAACTTCCTCCGCCAGGCGCTCGGCACGCAGAACGCTCCGCCGGCACAGATGGTCGCCGCGCTTTCGCTCATCCTGACAGGCTTCGTGATGGCACCGACGCTCAACAAGGTGAACGAGACAGCGCTGCAGCCGTGGATGAACGGCAAGATCGAGCAGGGTGAGATGATGAAGATCGCGGTCGTACCATTCCGCGAATTCATGCTCGCACATACGCGCGATCACGACCTGCAGGTGTTCATCGACATGAGCAGCGGCGTTGCGCCGCGCAACGAGGACGAGATTCCGCTCGTGACGCTGGTGTCTGCATTCGCGACCAGCGAGCTGCGCACGGCATTCCAGATCGGCTTTGCATTGTTCCTGCCCTTCATCATCATCGACATCGTCGTGTCGAGCGTGCTGATGAGCATGGGCATGTTCATGCTTCCACCGGCGATGATATCGCTGCCGTTCAAGTTGCTGCTCTTCGTCCTCGTGGACGGCTGGACGCTCGTCGTCCAGTCGCTCGTGACCAGCTTCCGGGTCTAG
- a CDS encoding flagellar biosynthetic protein FliR — translation MTDIRPFDLFAPGSGNVAVLVALRLTGLMLIAPVFSAATVPVKWRTSLLIVLTIVIQPIAYANMRVIPQITPASAMGELLVGFGIGLGAALLVGAAESAGDLLAIQIGLSGASLLDPLTKQTSPVLANFLSLFAITILLALNVHLGMIEALASSLRAVPVGSALDLHAGLANLLALASTLFLAGLRFAAPVIATVMVGNAALAVLSRATPQLNILSVAFPLQIGLGLFALGIALPFIASALGNWPTAYDQQLSSFFTAIAPGGIH, via the coding sequence GTGACGGACATTCGCCCATTCGACCTGTTCGCGCCCGGCTCCGGAAACGTAGCCGTGCTCGTTGCATTGCGTCTCACAGGACTCATGCTCATCGCGCCGGTCTTCTCCGCTGCGACGGTGCCGGTCAAGTGGCGCACATCGCTCCTGATCGTGCTGACGATCGTGATCCAGCCGATCGCGTATGCCAACATGCGCGTGATCCCGCAGATCACGCCGGCCTCTGCGATGGGCGAGCTGCTCGTGGGCTTCGGGATCGGACTCGGCGCTGCGCTGCTGGTTGGCGCCGCCGAGAGTGCGGGCGACCTGTTGGCGATTCAGATCGGACTGTCGGGTGCGTCGTTGCTCGACCCGCTCACCAAGCAGACCTCGCCGGTGCTCGCCAATTTCCTCTCACTGTTTGCAATAACGATTCTTCTCGCGCTCAACGTACACCTCGGCATGATCGAGGCACTCGCTTCGAGCCTCCGCGCCGTGCCGGTCGGCAGCGCGCTGGATCTGCACGCGGGACTTGCGAATCTTCTCGCGCTCGCAAGTACGCTGTTCCTGGCCGGACTCCGGTTCGCCGCTCCGGTCATCGCAACCGTAATGGTTGGTAACGCGGCGCTCGCGGTACTCAGCCGCGCAACACCGCAGCTGAACATTCTTTCCGTAGCCTTCCCGCTTCAGATCGGCCTCGGTCTGTTCGCGCTCGGCATCGCGCTCCCATTCATCGCCAGCGCGCTCGGCAACTGGCCGACCGCCTACGATCAGCAGCTCTCATCGTTCTTCACGGCGATTGCGCCGGGAGGGATTCACTGA
- a CDS encoding flagellar basal body-associated FliL family protein encodes MAEEKPSESEQAAAPAAKGGMAKLLPLIGGIVGGLALGGILGFTLLGPKLSHKATAAPAAADSAATAKKDAGPEAKKGDAPPPIYQVDNLVMNPAGSGGSHFLLMSVALQLKDASSLEVIKGRDAELRDAILRLFSRKTSDQISDISARDQFAAELMAVLDRMFGAGTVAKIYFPQFVIQ; translated from the coding sequence ATGGCAGAAGAGAAACCATCAGAGAGTGAACAAGCCGCTGCGCCGGCCGCCAAGGGCGGGATGGCGAAGCTGCTGCCGCTGATAGGCGGCATTGTTGGAGGTCTCGCGCTTGGCGGGATCCTCGGGTTCACACTGCTCGGCCCCAAACTCTCGCACAAGGCCACGGCTGCACCGGCTGCCGCGGACAGTGCGGCAACCGCCAAGAAGGACGCCGGGCCAGAGGCCAAAAAGGGCGACGCGCCGCCACCGATCTATCAGGTGGACAACCTCGTAATGAATCCCGCTGGATCGGGCGGCTCGCACTTCCTGTTGATGTCGGTTGCGTTGCAGCTGAAGGATGCCAGCTCGCTCGAGGTCATCAAGGGACGTGACGCCGAGCTGCGCGACGCGATCCTCCGGCTCTTCTCGCGAAAGACCAGCGATCAGATCTCCGATATCTCGGCGCGCGATCAGTTCGCCGCTGAATTGATGGCTGTGCTCGACAGGATGTTCGGCGCCGGCACCGTGGCGAAGATCTACTTCCCTCAATTCGTAATTCAGTGA
- a CDS encoding M15 family metallopeptidase translates to MSMLPVNFAPAEPASAEPTSSSRSRRDADGPSTSGTNAFAATLATAMHAPAPHAAKLKKDGANSELDARASTATSSAASSAEAGAASSTASSAASTAASTAASTAASKTGASGVGSGVHAGKPAFAAAAEARAAAATVSVDTPNADADALNPDFRTRLARVVSRMHDEFGKDVNLVEGFRTQSRQDHLYDQGRVNPGEVVTWTKSSKHTLGLAADVTIDGGYTDTAGFQQLAQIAAQEGLRTLGPKDPGHIEMPTRGGAAAWGDSSPIDTLNIDDNVSRAIGIAMDQSNVTDNARDDSDSLNNFNGLLSRVGRSASTGMPQIQMPMMAGNGMAGNGMAGNGGGMSGNMSQRDRGDILKDSAITGDTAKVADVASVASVASVAQVAQVAHVAAPAQPMVVGAQMPQTVQVASGTDAADKVGKLLDARDAAPAQPLSQVTLNVDNAAGGSDKITVQLRAGVVDTAISVADPNRADKMSLRVGELQHALEQHGLDATAINVASTSAGSGPGWNPRQGSDQSAQNGRPSLNYRDNRQDADATRQRSRREQQGGRQK, encoded by the coding sequence ATGAGTATGCTGCCAGTCAACTTTGCTCCTGCAGAACCTGCATCGGCGGAGCCGACGTCGTCGTCGCGCTCCAGGCGCGACGCGGATGGTCCCAGCACGTCTGGTACGAATGCATTCGCTGCAACGCTTGCGACAGCGATGCACGCACCCGCACCTCACGCTGCGAAGCTGAAGAAGGACGGCGCCAACTCCGAGCTCGACGCACGGGCATCCACAGCCACGTCCAGCGCTGCATCAAGTGCTGAGGCCGGTGCCGCATCAAGTACTGCATCCAGTGCTGCATCTACCGCTGCATCTACCGCTGCATCTACCGCAGCATCCAAGACCGGCGCGTCTGGCGTCGGCAGTGGGGTTCACGCCGGAAAGCCGGCCTTCGCTGCAGCCGCGGAAGCGCGCGCAGCCGCGGCCACTGTTTCCGTCGACACCCCCAACGCTGACGCCGACGCGCTCAATCCGGATTTCCGCACGCGGCTTGCCCGCGTGGTGAGTCGGATGCATGACGAGTTCGGCAAGGATGTCAATCTCGTGGAAGGATTCAGGACTCAGTCGCGGCAGGATCATCTATATGATCAGGGGCGCGTGAATCCAGGTGAAGTGGTGACCTGGACCAAGTCGAGCAAGCACACGCTTGGACTTGCGGCGGACGTCACCATCGATGGGGGATACACCGACACCGCGGGCTTCCAGCAGCTGGCGCAGATCGCCGCGCAGGAAGGACTTCGCACGCTCGGTCCCAAGGATCCGGGTCACATCGAGATGCCGACGCGCGGAGGGGCCGCTGCGTGGGGCGACAGCAGTCCCATCGACACCCTGAACATCGATGACAATGTATCTCGCGCAATCGGTATTGCGATGGATCAGAGCAATGTGACTGACAATGCGCGCGACGACAGCGACAGTCTCAACAACTTCAATGGTTTGCTGAGCAGGGTTGGCCGCAGTGCGTCCACCGGGATGCCGCAGATCCAGATGCCGATGATGGCCGGCAACGGAATGGCGGGTAACGGAATGGCCGGCAACGGTGGCGGAATGTCTGGCAACATGTCTCAGCGCGATCGCGGAGATATTCTGAAGGATAGCGCGATAACGGGTGACACCGCGAAGGTAGCCGATGTCGCGAGCGTCGCAAGCGTTGCATCAGTTGCCCAGGTAGCGCAGGTGGCACACGTTGCTGCGCCGGCGCAACCGATGGTCGTCGGAGCGCAGATGCCTCAGACCGTACAGGTAGCCAGCGGTACAGATGCCGCCGACAAGGTCGGCAAGCTGCTGGATGCGCGCGACGCGGCACCAGCGCAACCGCTCTCGCAGGTGACCCTCAACGTCGACAACGCAGCCGGAGGCTCCGACAAGATCACGGTTCAGCTGCGTGCGGGCGTCGTGGACACGGCAATATCGGTTGCAGATCCGAATCGCGCGGACAAGATGTCATTGCGCGTCGGAGAATTGCAGCACGCATTGGAGCAGCACGGACTGGATGCAACGGCTATCAACGTGGCATCCACGTCGGCTGGCTCAGGGCCGGGATGGAACCCGCGCCAAGGCAGCGATCAGAGCGCCCAGAACGGGCGCCCTTCGCTCAATTACCGGGACAACCGACAGGACGCGGATGCGACCCGACAGCGCTCTCGTAGAGAGCAGCAGGGAGGAAGACAGAAATGA
- a CDS encoding flagellar hook protein FlgE, giving the protein MDRSLFSAVSGLRNNQTRMDVIGNNIANVNTTAFKASRANFTESFSQVLSGATRPGTTTGGINSMAVGLGSQLSSIDTVFTQGNRETTNVATNLAIQGNSFFVVSNGAQNSFTRDGNFKWDSNGTLVAGNGGIVQGLMAKNGVLGGGLTGISVPIGQTTPAAATTKATVAGNFNSEAPNFVAVDPNNPTAAELADPVNAGSKVETTLGVFDSLGSKHNLTLVAWKTGPNTWECKIDPSSLNYDATQPYTFGPGAQSSPAAAATPWQFTFKSDGTIDSANSNLPSVTFTPAGGGAAVSLKLDPGTGSTGVTSLAVGNSAVLRDQNGYASGVLQNVSIGQDGVVTGSFSNGTNQTLAQIALADFNNPEGLDQAADSMYTVSANSGTPLIGYSGKDTTSTIASGALEMSNVDLAQEFTDMIITQRGFEANGKMITTSDQMLQTLINMRQ; this is encoded by the coding sequence ATGGATCGCTCGCTATTCTCCGCCGTATCAGGCCTGCGGAACAATCAGACCCGAATGGACGTCATCGGTAACAACATCGCGAACGTCAACACGACGGCATTCAAGGCAAGTCGTGCAAACTTCACGGAGAGCTTCTCGCAGGTTCTCTCCGGCGCGACGCGTCCCGGCACCACGACAGGCGGCATCAACTCGATGGCCGTCGGACTTGGCTCTCAGCTAAGCAGCATCGACACCGTCTTCACGCAGGGAAACCGCGAGACGACCAACGTCGCGACCAACCTCGCGATACAGGGCAATTCGTTCTTCGTCGTCTCGAATGGCGCGCAGAACTCGTTCACGCGTGACGGTAACTTCAAGTGGGATTCCAACGGTACGCTCGTCGCAGGCAATGGCGGAATCGTCCAGGGCCTGATGGCGAAGAACGGCGTCCTGGGCGGAGGTCTCACCGGCATCTCGGTGCCGATCGGCCAGACCACTCCCGCTGCCGCAACCACCAAGGCGACGGTCGCGGGCAACTTCAACTCCGAAGCCCCGAACTTCGTCGCAGTCGATCCAAATAATCCGACTGCCGCCGAGCTTGCTGACCCGGTGAACGCGGGCTCGAAGGTCGAGACCACACTCGGTGTCTTCGATTCGCTCGGCTCGAAGCACAACCTCACGCTCGTTGCCTGGAAGACCGGCCCGAACACGTGGGAGTGCAAGATCGACCCCAGCAGCCTGAACTACGACGCGACACAACCGTATACTTTCGGACCGGGCGCCCAGTCGTCGCCGGCAGCCGCCGCGACTCCGTGGCAGTTCACCTTCAAGAGCGACGGCACGATCGATAGCGCAAATTCCAATCTGCCAAGTGTGACGTTTACACCGGCCGGTGGCGGCGCCGCAGTTTCACTCAAGCTCGATCCTGGCACCGGGTCGACTGGCGTCACATCACTCGCGGTCGGGAATTCCGCGGTGCTGCGCGACCAGAACGGTTACGCGTCAGGTGTTCTGCAGAATGTATCGATCGGCCAGGATGGAGTCGTTACTGGATCCTTCTCGAACGGCACCAATCAGACGCTCGCACAGATCGCCCTCGCGGACTTCAACAACCCCGAGGGTCTGGATCAGGCCGCCGACAGCATGTACACGGTCTCCGCGAACTCGGGAACGCCCCTTATCGGCTACTCGGGAAAGGACACCACTTCGACGATTGCGAGCGGCGCGCTCGAAATGTCGAACGTCGATCTGGCGCAGGAATTCACCGACATGATCATCACGCAGCGCGGCTTCGAAGCCAACGGCAAGATGATCACGACCAGCGACCAGATGCTTCAGACTCTCATAAACATGCGTCAGTAG
- the fliN gene encoding flagellar motor switch protein FliN, which yields MDQNVNVAAGAESVNAVDAGFAGVNNEVPISMLLDLTLPISIELGRTSMTVQDILRLGRGSVIQLDRLAGEPIDVFVGDRRFAEGEVVLLGETFGVRITRILPRANAVEEIAA from the coding sequence ATGGATCAGAATGTGAACGTCGCCGCTGGCGCCGAGTCTGTCAACGCAGTGGACGCCGGATTTGCGGGCGTCAACAACGAAGTGCCCATCTCGATGCTGCTCGATCTCACGCTGCCGATCTCGATCGAGCTCGGCAGGACGTCGATGACCGTGCAGGACATCCTGCGTCTCGGACGCGGATCCGTAATTCAGCTGGATCGCCTCGCGGGCGAGCCAATCGACGTATTCGTTGGAGATCGTCGATTTGCAGAGGGCGAGGTTGTTCTGTTGGGTGAGACGTTCGGCGTGCGCATCACGCGAATCCTCCCACGCGCCAATGCAGTCGAGGAAATCGCAGCGTGA
- a CDS encoding flagellar hook capping FlgD N-terminal domain-containing protein, with protein sequence MITAPTGGIAPMRDTNAPNSSSGSASNAITNAAGGAMGKDQFVKLLVTEMQNQDPMNPMDGKDLAAQLAQFSSVEQLMNINTKLDNFAALFAPTTPTSGSTGSSSSTTGA encoded by the coding sequence ATGATTACCGCGCCCACTGGCGGCATCGCTCCGATGCGTGACACGAACGCACCGAACTCCTCGTCGGGTTCGGCAAGCAACGCGATCACCAACGCAGCAGGCGGTGCTATGGGAAAGGACCAGTTCGTCAAGTTGCTCGTGACGGAAATGCAGAACCAGGATCCTATGAATCCGATGGACGGAAAGGATCTCGCTGCGCAGCTGGCGCAGTTCTCGAGTGTCGAGCAGTTGATGAACATCAACACCAAACTCGACAACTTCGCTGCGCTGTTCGCGCCGACGACCCCGACTTCGGGCTCAACGGGCTCGAGCTCATCGACCACGGGCGCGTAA
- a CDS encoding FliM/FliN family flagellar motor switch protein, whose product MSADARPMASGTLSQSEIDRLLGGASNVPFAGASEESPVQMYDFRRPHRVSKERLRTLEAIYERLVKSLESWVIGRVRGQIEMRLQGVEQFSFGEFTLSLPTPCASFICEINDSGGQLGVVDIGEEFAFYMVDRLFGGSGQQMSTSRPLTRVERMALRGLVEKVNSLLAEVWSDYITMSLEISSFESFPDILLQSANRDDPVLVANIEVTAGDVSSLMLVCLPFAVLDKFFTNTATRSFANATGSEHERAVSRALAEHSLRATRVNVSARLPEFRMSMRDLASLSQGGVITTALPSDSPIRVMVGDQERFAGTAGRVGHKLAIRLEGALTQSGEVRGAAPVVPQFDASVIAEALHTQPISAE is encoded by the coding sequence GTGAGCGCCGATGCACGCCCGATGGCATCGGGCACGCTCTCGCAGAGCGAGATCGACCGCCTGCTGGGTGGTGCGAGCAATGTTCCGTTCGCCGGCGCGTCGGAAGAATCGCCGGTTCAGATGTACGACTTCCGCCGCCCGCACCGCGTTTCCAAGGAGCGCCTTCGGACGCTGGAGGCGATCTACGAGAGACTGGTGAAGTCGCTCGAGAGCTGGGTGATTGGTCGTGTACGCGGACAGATCGAGATGCGGCTGCAGGGTGTCGAGCAGTTCTCGTTCGGCGAGTTCACGCTTTCGCTCCCGACGCCATGCGCGTCGTTCATCTGCGAGATCAACGACTCCGGCGGACAGCTGGGCGTCGTCGATATCGGTGAGGAGTTCGCCTTCTATATGGTGGACAGGCTGTTCGGCGGCAGTGGCCAGCAGATGTCGACATCGCGGCCGCTCACGCGTGTGGAGCGCATGGCGCTGCGCGGCCTGGTCGAAAAGGTAAACTCGCTGCTGGCTGAAGTCTGGTCCGACTACATAACGATGTCGCTCGAGATCAGCTCGTTCGAGTCGTTCCCCGATATTCTGCTTCAGAGCGCGAATCGCGACGATCCGGTTCTGGTCGCCAACATCGAGGTGACAGCAGGTGACGTCAGTTCGCTGATGCTCGTGTGTCTTCCGTTCGCGGTGCTTGACAAGTTCTTCACCAACACGGCGACACGCAGCTTCGCGAATGCAACCGGTTCCGAGCACGAGCGCGCAGTCAGTCGTGCGCTTGCTGAACATTCGTTGCGTGCAACGCGCGTCAACGTATCCGCGCGGCTTCCTGAATTTCGCATGTCGATGCGCGACCTTGCCTCGCTGTCTCAGGGCGGTGTCATCACGACTGCGTTACCGAGCGACAGTCCCATCCGCGTCATGGTCGGCGACCAGGAGCGTTTCGCCGGCACCGCCGGCCGCGTGGGCCACAAGCTCGCCATTCGCCTCGAGGGCGCCCTCACACAGTCGGGTGAAGTACGAGGTGCAGCACCAGTTGTTCCACAATTCGATGCTTCGGTGATCGCCGAAGCGCTTCATACCCAACCGATCTCCGCCGAGTAA
- the fliQ gene encoding flagellar biosynthesis protein FliQ, with product MSHVLVVDLARNMIMTALLIASPMLVVALAVGLVVSIIQAVTQIQEQTLSFVPKLVAVAVTFIIALPWIIQIMVKYTSELFRSLPSMIS from the coding sequence ATGTCACACGTCCTCGTCGTCGATCTCGCGCGCAACATGATCATGACAGCACTTCTGATCGCGTCGCCGATGCTGGTGGTCGCGCTCGCTGTCGGTCTCGTGGTTTCGATCATCCAGGCGGTGACACAGATCCAGGAGCAGACGCTCTCGTTCGTGCCCAAGCTCGTAGCTGTCGCGGTCACGTTCATCATCGCGCTGCCGTGGATCATCCAGATCATGGTCAAGTACACGAGCGAGCTGTTTCGCTCACTGCCGTCCATGATTTCGTGA